From Gemmatimonadota bacterium, the proteins below share one genomic window:
- the add gene encoding adenosine deaminase — protein sequence MTGGLSSDRPGLEVTRELIARLPKTDLHVHLDGSLRPGTLLELAGERGVDLPAANADGLAAFMHVTDAQDLIEYLDRFSITLAVLQDVDALERAAYELGEDAAAENVRYMEVRYSPALNTERGLSHEQVVDATLRGFGRAEREHGVRIGLIICGIRNMSPAVTMALADLTVAYKGKGVVALDLAGPENNHPPGDHREAFERVVRANMPVTVHAGEAFGPASIHQAIHLCHANRIGHGTRLREDPDLEQYVNDRRITLECCPTSNVQTGVVASLEAHPIRHYYDLGLMVTINTDNRLMSGVTVTEEVWRTQRAARFSWAELCDVIETGFRAAFLPYQERRRLIAEVRAEVAEIEAEALQRAATPT from the coding sequence GTGACCGGAGGGCTGAGCTCCGATCGGCCCGGCCTGGAGGTCACGCGCGAGCTGATCGCGCGTCTCCCCAAGACCGACCTGCACGTCCACCTGGACGGCTCGCTTAGACCCGGTACGCTGCTCGAGCTGGCCGGGGAGCGAGGCGTGGATCTGCCCGCGGCGAATGCGGACGGCCTCGCCGCGTTCATGCACGTCACCGACGCGCAGGACCTGATCGAGTACCTCGACCGCTTCAGCATCACGCTGGCCGTCCTGCAGGACGTCGACGCTCTCGAGCGCGCGGCGTACGAGCTGGGTGAAGACGCCGCCGCCGAAAACGTCCGCTACATGGAGGTTCGCTACTCGCCGGCGCTGAACACCGAGCGCGGCCTGTCCCACGAGCAGGTCGTGGACGCCACGCTGCGCGGCTTCGGCCGCGCCGAGCGCGAACACGGAGTCCGCATAGGGCTGATCATCTGCGGCATCCGGAACATGAGCCCGGCGGTCACCATGGCGCTGGCCGACCTCACGGTCGCCTACAAGGGGAAGGGCGTGGTAGCGCTGGACCTGGCGGGGCCGGAGAACAACCACCCTCCGGGCGATCACAGGGAGGCCTTCGAGCGCGTGGTGCGCGCCAACATGCCGGTGACGGTGCACGCCGGCGAGGCGTTCGGTCCCGCATCGATACACCAGGCCATACACCTGTGCCACGCCAACAGAATCGGCCACGGCACGCGCCTGCGCGAAGATCCCGACCTCGAGCAATACGTGAATGACCGGCGCATAACCTTGGAGTGCTGCCCTACTTCCAACGTCCAGACGGGAGTCGTAGCTTCACTCGAAGCCCACCCGATCAGGCACTACTACGACCTGGGCCTGATGGTGACGATCAACACCGACAACCGGCTCATGAGCGGGGTCACGGTCACCGAGGAGGTCTGGCGCACGCAGCGAGCGGCGCGGTTCTCCTGGGCCGAGCTGTGCGACGTGATCGAGACGGGATTCCGCGCGGCGTTTCTTCCCTACCAGGAGCGGCGGCGTCTGATCGCCGAGGTGCGCGCCGAGGTCGCCGAGATCGAAGCGGAGGCCCTGCAGCGGGCGGCGACGCCGACTTGA